From the genome of Cyanobacteria bacterium QS_8_64_29, one region includes:
- a CDS encoding pyridoxine 5'-phosphate synthase, which produces MAESADANAPAAVTLGVNLDRIATIRQARRTDEPDPVAAATLAELAGADGITVHLREDRRHIQDRDVRLLRQTVQTHLNLEMAPTEEMVAIARELVPDYVTLVPERREEVTTEGGLDVASSPERLRAAVEQLQGDGIPVSLFVDPEPSQIAAVAKVQAQLIELHTGDYAQAPSASARDPQLAALSDRCQQARAAGLGVNAGHGLTYRNTAPVARIAGMAELNIGHAIVSRAALVGMERAVRDMKALLRGEP; this is translated from the coding sequence ATGGCTGAATCGGCTGACGCCAATGCACCTGCGGCGGTAACGCTGGGGGTCAACCTCGATCGCATCGCCACCATCCGGCAGGCGCGGCGCACGGACGAGCCCGATCCCGTAGCGGCGGCCACCTTGGCCGAGCTAGCCGGCGCCGATGGCATTACCGTTCACCTGCGCGAAGACCGGCGCCACATTCAAGACCGCGACGTACGGCTGCTGCGCCAGACCGTGCAAACGCACCTCAATCTGGAGATGGCGCCGACCGAGGAAATGGTTGCCATCGCGCGCGAGCTCGTTCCCGACTACGTCACCTTGGTGCCGGAGCGGCGCGAGGAAGTGACCACTGAGGGCGGCTTGGATGTCGCTAGCTCGCCCGAGCGCTTGCGTGCCGCCGTGGAGCAGTTGCAAGGGGACGGTATCCCGGTCAGCCTGTTTGTCGATCCCGAGCCCAGCCAAATCGCCGCCGTTGCCAAGGTGCAGGCGCAGCTGATCGAGCTCCATACCGGCGACTATGCCCAAGCCCCAAGCGCTAGCGCGCGCGATCCCCAACTGGCGGCCTTAAGCGATCGCTGCCAGCAAGCCCGCGCCGCCGGATTGGGCGTCAATGCCGGGCACGGGTTAACCTATCGCAATACAGCCCCGGTCGCTCGCATTGCGGGCATGGCTGAGCTCAACATTGGTCACGCCATCGTCAGCCGCGCCGCCCTCGTGGGGATGGAGCGCGCCGTCCGCGATATGAAGGCGCTGTTGCGCGGCGAACCTTGA